The Sphingobacterium bambusae genome includes a window with the following:
- a CDS encoding YifB family Mg chelatase-like AAA ATPase gives MLVKTFSSAVHGIEATSITVEVHISTGTKYYIVGLPDNAIKESWQRIESAIATIGFRMPRQKIVVNLAPADIRKEGSAYDLSMAIGILAASNQMSAHLLSDYLILGELSLDGDIQPIKGALPVAIQAEKDGFKGVILPELNAREAAAVQNLQVLPVNNLREIVAFFNEEEKIEPLKIDIENEFLHHINNYEVDFADVRGQENIKRALEIAAAGGHNVILIGPPGAGKTMLAKRLPTILPPLTLSESLETTKIHSVAGQLHTQAALMTTRPFRAPHHTISDVALVGGGSYPQPGEISLAHNGVLFLDELPEFKRSVLEVMRQPLESRNITISRARFSVDYPASFMLIAAMNPCPCGYYNHPEKECICGSAVVQRYLSKISGPLLDRIDLHVEVTPVEFNELAGKSSCEKSMSIRNRVMQARMVQEQRFDHVDHIHCNAQMNSKAVRELCQISEEGTLLLKRAMEKLGLSARAYDRILKVARTIADMDQCAAIENQHLAEAIHFRSLDRENWAG, from the coding sequence ATGCTCGTCAAAACATTTAGCAGTGCCGTCCATGGCATCGAGGCTACTTCCATCACCGTTGAGGTACACATTTCTACCGGTACTAAGTATTATATTGTCGGTTTACCGGATAACGCCATCAAAGAAAGTTGGCAACGCATTGAGAGTGCAATCGCGACGATTGGCTTTCGTATGCCACGGCAAAAGATTGTTGTCAATTTGGCACCAGCAGATATTCGCAAGGAAGGATCTGCATACGACCTATCTATGGCCATCGGGATTTTGGCGGCCTCCAATCAAATGTCTGCACATCTCCTCAGCGACTACCTGATCCTGGGCGAGCTCTCGCTAGATGGCGACATACAACCCATCAAGGGAGCGCTTCCCGTTGCCATCCAAGCCGAAAAAGATGGCTTTAAAGGGGTGATTCTTCCTGAACTAAATGCTCGGGAGGCGGCTGCCGTTCAAAATCTACAGGTTCTACCAGTGAACAATCTACGTGAGATCGTAGCTTTCTTCAACGAGGAGGAGAAAATTGAACCGCTTAAGATCGATATTGAAAATGAATTCCTCCATCATATCAATAATTATGAAGTCGATTTTGCAGATGTGCGGGGGCAGGAAAATATAAAACGTGCTCTTGAAATCGCTGCCGCAGGAGGGCATAATGTCATCTTGATAGGTCCGCCAGGGGCGGGCAAAACCATGCTAGCCAAACGACTCCCTACCATCCTCCCTCCGCTTACACTATCCGAATCCTTGGAAACAACAAAAATACATTCGGTGGCAGGCCAATTGCATACGCAAGCCGCGCTCATGACCACGCGCCCCTTCCGCGCCCCACACCATACTATATCCGATGTGGCCCTGGTAGGTGGCGGTTCCTATCCACAGCCGGGAGAAATTTCCCTCGCCCACAATGGTGTTCTTTTTCTCGATGAGCTACCGGAATTCAAACGATCCGTCCTAGAGGTGATGCGTCAACCTTTGGAATCCCGTAACATTACCATTTCACGCGCGCGATTTTCTGTCGACTATCCCGCAAGCTTTATGCTTATCGCCGCCATGAACCCATGCCCATGTGGCTACTACAACCATCCGGAAAAAGAATGTATCTGTGGTAGCGCTGTGGTGCAACGTTACCTCAGCAAAATATCTGGGCCTCTACTAGATCGTATTGATTTACATGTGGAGGTTACGCCCGTTGAATTCAATGAACTGGCCGGCAAAAGCAGCTGTGAAAAGAGTATGTCGATTCGCAATCGTGTGATGCAGGCTAGAATGGTTCAGGAACAACGATTTGACCATGTCGACCACATACACTGCAATGCACAGATGAACAGCAAAGCGGTACGGGAGCTCTGTCAAATATCGGAAGAAGGCACGCTGCTACTGAAGAGGGCCATGGAAAAACTTGGTCTATCGGCGCGCGCTTACGACCGCATTCTTAAGGTGGCGCGTACCATTGCGGATATGGATCAATGTGCAGCTATTGAAAACCAGCATCTCGCCGAAGCGATACATTTTCGAAGCCTAGATCGGGAAAACTGGGCCGGTTGA
- a CDS encoding rhomboid family intramembrane serine protease, with product MIQNLYNTPVASIIFVLTLACSIFVFSNPQWYGKLMLHPYSIFRDRSRYYMVLSSGLIHKDWMHLLFNMVTFYYFGFPLEEMFVQFSGPLGHLYFALLYLVSMVLSDIPTIIQQKNNPGYYSLGASGSICAVLFSFILFEPKVELGVFMIIPMPAYLFAVLFVGYSIWAAKKSADGINHDAHLFGALTGVVLTLLAYPWAFSHFLSRF from the coding sequence ATGATTCAAAATCTCTATAACACACCTGTAGCCTCTATAATCTTTGTTTTGACATTGGCCTGCAGTATTTTTGTTTTTTCAAATCCGCAATGGTACGGGAAGTTGATGCTTCACCCCTATAGTATATTTCGCGACAGATCTCGCTACTATATGGTGCTAAGCAGTGGACTTATCCACAAGGATTGGATGCACCTCCTATTCAATATGGTGACGTTCTATTATTTTGGCTTCCCCCTCGAAGAAATGTTTGTGCAGTTCAGCGGTCCTCTAGGTCATCTGTACTTCGCACTGCTCTATTTGGTGAGTATGGTTCTGAGCGATATTCCCACCATTATACAACAAAAGAATAATCCGGGCTATTATAGTTTGGGTGCCTCGGGCTCAATTTGTGCGGTTTTATTCAGTTTTATTCTTTTTGAGCCGAAGGTTGAATTGGGGGTTTTTATGATCATTCCGATGCCTGCATATCTCTTCGCTGTTCTTTTTGTAGGATACAGCATATGGGCAGCCAAGAAATCCGCTGATGGTATTAACCACGATGCACATCTTTTCGGTGCCTTGACCGGAGTTGTATTAACCTTGTTGGCCTACCCTTGGGCGTTTAGTCATTTCTTGAGCCGTTTTTAA
- a CDS encoding LutC/YkgG family protein, whose product MNIRNTTAKERMLKRIRQALLQKRDNPYADFEDSPLYKDEEEPLDVTFARELTQVGGHFVYCDGEISLIENLILLAETLELKKIFAWESGIQQLLEQYGFPVYTTAHQFLDAEAGITSCEALVARSGSVLISNAEASGRRLSSYPPIHIVVAKTSQLVMDIKHGLRRIQEKYADQQPSMITLVTGPSRSNAIENTTVVGSHGTKALYVFLLEDRF is encoded by the coding sequence ATGAATATTAGAAATACGACGGCCAAAGAGCGGATGTTGAAGAGGATTCGTCAGGCTTTGCTTCAGAAAAGAGATAATCCCTACGCCGATTTCGAGGATTCGCCGCTTTACAAAGATGAAGAGGAACCTTTAGATGTTACGTTCGCCCGTGAGCTAACACAGGTCGGTGGTCATTTCGTGTATTGCGACGGAGAAATTAGCCTCATTGAGAATCTAATTCTGCTAGCCGAGACCCTAGAACTCAAAAAGATATTTGCTTGGGAATCAGGTATCCAACAACTGTTGGAACAGTATGGTTTTCCGGTGTACACCACAGCACATCAATTCCTGGATGCCGAGGCAGGAATAACGAGCTGCGAAGCGCTTGTTGCTCGAAGTGGTAGTGTACTAATCAGCAATGCTGAAGCTTCCGGACGGCGACTTTCTTCCTACCCTCCGATACATATTGTGGTGGCAAAGACCTCCCAGTTAGTCATGGATATTAAACATGGTCTACGGCGGATACAAGAAAAATATGCAGATCAACAACCCTCGATGATTACGCTCGTAACGGGGCCGAGTCGTTCCAATGCCATTGAAAATACGACAGTTGTCGGTTCGCATGGGACGAAGGCTTTATACGTTTTTTTGCTAGAAGACCGTTTTTAA
- the ftsH gene encoding ATP-dependent zinc metalloprotease FtsH produces the protein MKKIPSKKVTPVPPKFNMMWLWILIILGFFGLQYFFSSESTKKITYAEFEEKMLRPGDVEKLVAFKNNDLIDVEVYIKKDKLSEEKYKEVAPNANSLLLSPSVGPQYVFTEPSAEILDKKLQASQDSVQTGQTKITVSYEDRSNPWAGWFISFMLPLLIIVAIWMLLMRRMGGGAGSGGGAIFNIGKSKAQLFDKESQINITFNDVAGLEEAKTEVMEIVDFLKNPKKYTDLGGKIPKGALLVGPPGTGKTLLAKAVAGEAQVPFFSLSGSDFVEMFVGVGASRVRDLFKQAKEKAPCIIFIDEIDAIGRARGKNSIMGGNDERENTLNQLLVEMDGFGTNLGVIILAATNRLDVLDSALLRPGRFDRQISIDKPDLLGREHIFNVHLKPLKLSEEVDAKKLSAQTPGFAGAEIANVCNEAALIAARKNKKAIDMQDFQDAIDRVIGGLEKKNKIISPDEKKIVAYHEAGHAIAGWFLEYADPLVKVSIVPRGVAALGYAQYLPKEQFLYTTEQLLDSMSMTMGGRVAEDITFGRISTGAQNDLERITKLAYAMTAVYGMNDKVGNVSFRDSSGDSQFQKPYSDQTAELIDEEVRILIAAVYERTKQLLLEKQDGLIKIAEKLLEKEILFQTDLEEILGKRPFDNRTTYDEFVNGGADGGGVPQTDLPLDLPPDSGNSDVNSADKNDFKG, from the coding sequence ATGAAGAAAATCCCAAGTAAGAAAGTGACACCTGTTCCGCCGAAGTTTAATATGATGTGGCTATGGATATTGATTATCCTTGGTTTCTTCGGGCTACAGTATTTTTTTAGTAGCGAGTCTACAAAAAAAATCACGTATGCCGAGTTTGAAGAGAAAATGCTTCGTCCCGGTGATGTGGAAAAGCTCGTTGCTTTCAAAAATAACGATTTGATTGACGTCGAAGTATATATCAAAAAGGATAAATTAAGTGAAGAAAAATATAAAGAGGTAGCGCCTAATGCCAACTCGCTTTTGCTCAGTCCTTCGGTAGGGCCGCAATATGTTTTTACCGAACCATCTGCCGAAATTTTGGACAAGAAGTTGCAGGCATCGCAGGATAGCGTGCAAACAGGGCAAACGAAAATAACGGTTAGCTACGAGGACCGATCAAACCCTTGGGCCGGTTGGTTTATTTCGTTCATGCTTCCGCTGTTGATCATCGTTGCCATTTGGATGTTGCTTATGCGTCGCATGGGCGGTGGTGCCGGAAGTGGTGGCGGTGCTATTTTTAATATTGGCAAATCAAAGGCGCAATTATTTGATAAGGAATCGCAGATCAATATCACGTTTAATGATGTGGCCGGTTTAGAGGAGGCTAAGACGGAGGTCATGGAGATTGTAGACTTCTTGAAAAATCCTAAGAAATATACAGATCTAGGTGGTAAAATTCCAAAAGGAGCGTTGTTAGTAGGCCCTCCGGGTACTGGAAAGACCTTATTGGCCAAAGCTGTTGCAGGTGAAGCACAAGTGCCATTTTTCTCCCTATCCGGATCGGATTTCGTAGAGATGTTTGTCGGTGTCGGTGCGTCTCGTGTACGCGATTTGTTCAAACAGGCAAAGGAAAAGGCGCCATGTATTATCTTTATTGATGAGATCGACGCTATCGGTCGTGCGCGTGGCAAGAACTCGATTATGGGGGGAAATGACGAGCGTGAAAATACGTTAAACCAACTGCTCGTCGAGATGGATGGTTTTGGGACTAACTTAGGCGTTATTATATTAGCCGCAACCAATAGGTTGGATGTGTTAGATTCAGCGTTGTTACGTCCGGGACGTTTTGATAGACAGATTTCCATTGATAAACCCGATCTTTTAGGTCGTGAGCATATTTTTAACGTGCACCTTAAGCCGTTAAAACTATCCGAAGAAGTGGATGCCAAGAAATTATCGGCACAGACACCTGGTTTCGCGGGAGCGGAAATTGCGAACGTCTGTAACGAAGCTGCGCTTATTGCTGCACGCAAAAACAAAAAGGCGATTGACATGCAGGACTTTCAGGATGCGATCGATCGTGTTATTGGCGGTTTGGAGAAGAAAAACAAAATTATCTCTCCGGACGAGAAAAAAATCGTGGCCTACCATGAGGCGGGACATGCTATCGCAGGCTGGTTTTTGGAATATGCCGATCCTTTGGTTAAAGTATCCATTGTGCCGCGCGGTGTCGCAGCGTTGGGCTATGCACAATATCTTCCAAAGGAGCAGTTCCTTTACACAACAGAGCAACTGTTGGATAGTATGTCTATGACCATGGGTGGTCGCGTTGCCGAAGACATCACCTTTGGACGCATCAGTACAGGAGCACAGAACGATTTGGAACGTATTACTAAATTGGCTTATGCCATGACCGCCGTGTACGGTATGAATGATAAGGTCGGTAATGTGTCATTCCGCGATAGTTCTGGCGATTCGCAGTTTCAGAAACCTTACTCCGATCAAACTGCAGAGTTGATTGATGAGGAAGTGCGCATTTTGATCGCCGCGGTATACGAACGTACAAAACAGTTGTTACTTGAAAAGCAAGACGGCTTAATCAAGATTGCGGAAAAATTGCTCGAGAAGGAGATTTTGTTCCAAACGGATCTAGAAGAGATCTTGGGCAAGCGCCCTTTCGATAACCGTACTACCTACGATGAATTCGTCAATGGAGGCGCTGATGGAGGCGGTGTTCCACAAACGGATCTGCCCCTGGACTTACCTCCTGATAGCGGTAACAGTGATGTAAATAGCGCGGATAAAAACGACTTCAAAGGTTAA
- the rsfS gene encoding ribosome silencing factor, whose product MSKSTKTQLSGKLAEVVVLGMQEKKAHEIVRMDMRTVNATLSDYFVICHADSTIQVNAIAKSVEEEVYKAFGQEPWHKEGHGNGEWILLDFVDVVVHIFKTEKRSHYGIEDLWGDAQVQSYQSA is encoded by the coding sequence ATGAGTAAAAGTACGAAAACACAATTGTCGGGCAAGCTCGCAGAGGTGGTAGTCTTGGGCATGCAGGAGAAGAAGGCACACGAGATCGTGCGGATGGACATGCGAACGGTTAATGCAACCCTGTCAGATTATTTTGTGATTTGCCATGCTGACTCCACGATACAGGTTAACGCCATTGCAAAAAGTGTGGAAGAAGAAGTTTACAAGGCTTTTGGACAAGAGCCATGGCACAAAGAAGGGCATGGAAATGGCGAATGGATTCTTCTTGACTTCGTCGACGTGGTCGTGCATATCTTCAAAACCGAAAAAAGAAGCCATTATGGCATAGAAGACCTATGGGGTGATGCGCAGGTGCAGTCCTACCAAAGTGCTTGA
- a CDS encoding biotin--[acetyl-CoA-carboxylase] ligase — protein sequence MQNNTFSRLSLRQNLIVLDELSSTNDYLKELLSNIKPLTEGTAIMARYQTKGRGQRGSTWLTTKDENLTFSFLLYPDNLAVEETFRLNMLICLGIQEALAQYHIKATVKWPNDIYVQDKKIGGLLIENKLKGGLIRSSIIGIGLNVNQQSFPAAIAHKATSLLLETQAETPFLIEEFCVNILHDIMLYYQKHTAQDTAEILSAYNNGLYRKGIAAKFLVQGQEQIGCIAGANAQGKLAVYMGEQFVHFDLKEISFII from the coding sequence TTGCAAAATAACACATTTTCCCGACTTTCCCTGAGACAAAATTTAATTGTTCTGGATGAGTTATCGTCTACCAACGATTATTTGAAAGAACTTTTGTCAAATATTAAGCCACTTACCGAAGGTACTGCCATTATGGCAAGGTACCAAACAAAAGGCAGGGGCCAACGCGGGAGCACTTGGCTTACCACGAAAGACGAGAACCTCACCTTCAGCTTTCTGCTTTACCCTGATAACCTCGCTGTGGAAGAAACGTTTCGTTTAAATATGCTTATTTGTTTAGGCATACAAGAGGCCTTGGCGCAATACCACATCAAGGCCACCGTCAAATGGCCCAACGACATCTATGTACAGGACAAGAAGATTGGTGGACTATTGATTGAAAATAAACTGAAAGGAGGCTTGATACGCTCTTCTATTATAGGGATCGGCCTCAACGTTAACCAGCAATCTTTCCCGGCAGCCATTGCACACAAGGCGACTTCCCTACTCTTGGAAACGCAAGCAGAAACCCCGTTCCTCATCGAAGAGTTTTGCGTCAACATACTGCATGACATTATGCTGTACTATCAAAAACATACCGCACAAGACACAGCAGAGATCCTCTCGGCATACAACAATGGATTGTACAGAAAGGGCATTGCGGCCAAGTTCTTAGTTCAAGGACAAGAACAAATAGGATGCATAGCAGGAGCCAATGCGCAGGGGAAACTTGCGGTATACATGGGAGAACAGTTTGTGCATTTTGATCTCAAGGAAATCAGCTTTATAATATAA
- a CDS encoding protein-disulfide reductase DsbD domain-containing protein: MKKLSLVVVAVLFTVFGAVAQIYNPVKWSVASKKLNSKEAVVFVKATIQEGWHIYGLNVPDGGPISTSFQFTASNDYALNGKVAAPTPQSKYEKDFKMNVPFYAKEVTFQQKVKLNKNQTTVKGVVEFMACDKSQCLPPDEYAFNVTIK; encoded by the coding sequence ATGAAAAAATTAAGCTTAGTAGTTGTTGCCGTATTATTTACGGTTTTTGGCGCGGTTGCGCAGATTTATAACCCTGTAAAATGGTCCGTTGCATCAAAGAAATTAAATAGCAAGGAGGCTGTTGTTTTTGTTAAAGCCACTATTCAAGAAGGCTGGCACATTTATGGTTTAAACGTTCCTGACGGAGGACCGATTTCGACGAGTTTCCAGTTTACGGCGTCCAATGACTATGCTTTAAATGGAAAAGTTGCGGCGCCCACGCCACAGTCGAAATATGAGAAAGATTTTAAGATGAACGTTCCATTCTATGCAAAAGAGGTAACGTTTCAGCAAAAGGTTAAATTAAATAAGAATCAGACGACCGTAAAAGGTGTAGTGGAATTTATGGCTTGTGATAAGAGCCAATGTCTTCCACCCGATGAATATGCGTTTAACGTCACAATTAAGTAG
- a CDS encoding protein-disulfide reductase DsbD family protein: MRLLTKYVVLLQLLTYSFLPTAFAQQDSLISLENVEFVDGSTATDTSSSSTDSDSLLSVPEDLVFSDGATDSLSQDSVSTTNTALQGGENQEKQSLWGIFIAGLIGGFAAFIMPCIFPMVPLTVSFFTKRSGSRSKGISQALLYGLFIIVIYVALGMFISITFGSDALNEFSTNGVFNFIFFLVLLLFAASFFGAFELTLPSSFVNKIDAKSDQGGLTGLFFMAFSLALVSFSCTGPIIGTLLVDAASKGERMGPAIGMLGFSVALSLPFVLFAMFPSMLKSLPKSGGWLNSVKVVLGFLELALALKFLSNVDLAYHWNWLDREVFLALWIVIFGMMGLYLIGKISFAHDSPVTHLSVPRTIFAIVVFSFVVYMVPGMWGAPLKSISAFLPPSATQDFDLSVANFAAATPAHADGKTKKYYEIFHERGTPKGFEPYYDYEEGLAAAKELGKPALIDFTGWNCVNCRKMENSVWIDPQIASILKTEFVMIELFVDDRTELTPEEQFVSTYSGKKINTIGKKNSDFQAATFNSNSQPLYVIVDNDGKVLLPPTGANYDVAAYKAYLQQGIDLFKKK; the protein is encoded by the coding sequence ATGCGTTTATTAACAAAGTACGTTGTACTTTTACAACTATTAACATACTCCTTTCTTCCTACAGCGTTCGCTCAACAGGACAGCCTTATATCCTTAGAAAACGTGGAGTTTGTCGACGGAAGCACGGCGACAGACACGAGCTCATCAAGCACAGATAGCGACAGCTTGCTCAGCGTCCCGGAAGACCTAGTTTTCAGCGATGGCGCTACCGACAGCTTAAGCCAAGATAGTGTTTCTACAACAAATACAGCTTTGCAGGGAGGAGAAAACCAAGAAAAGCAGTCCCTTTGGGGTATTTTTATTGCCGGCCTGATTGGTGGTTTTGCTGCTTTCATCATGCCCTGCATCTTCCCGATGGTACCTCTTACCGTTAGTTTCTTCACTAAGCGATCTGGCTCTCGCAGCAAGGGTATTTCGCAGGCTTTGCTCTACGGACTGTTCATCATCGTGATCTATGTAGCCTTGGGCATGTTCATTTCCATCACCTTTGGTAGCGACGCACTCAATGAGTTCTCCACCAATGGGGTATTCAATTTTATATTCTTTTTGGTGCTGCTGCTGTTTGCCGCTTCATTTTTTGGCGCTTTCGAGCTTACGCTGCCCAGCAGCTTTGTCAACAAGATCGACGCCAAGTCGGATCAGGGCGGATTGACCGGACTGTTTTTCATGGCCTTCAGTTTGGCTTTGGTATCGTTTTCCTGCACAGGTCCCATCATCGGTACGCTGCTTGTTGATGCCGCATCCAAAGGCGAACGCATGGGGCCAGCCATTGGTATGCTCGGATTCTCCGTTGCATTGTCTTTGCCGTTTGTGTTGTTCGCTATGTTTCCTTCCATGCTGAAGTCCTTGCCCAAATCTGGCGGATGGCTTAACAGTGTGAAGGTCGTGTTGGGCTTCCTCGAGTTGGCCTTGGCACTCAAATTTCTGTCCAATGTCGACCTCGCCTACCATTGGAACTGGCTGGATCGGGAAGTATTTTTGGCACTTTGGATCGTTATCTTCGGCATGATGGGGCTGTACTTGATCGGCAAGATCAGCTTTGCGCATGATAGCCCGGTCACGCATCTTTCCGTACCACGTACGATTTTTGCTATTGTGGTCTTTTCCTTTGTGGTGTATATGGTTCCCGGTATGTGGGGAGCACCGTTGAAATCGATCTCCGCGTTTCTTCCGCCATCAGCCACGCAGGATTTTGACCTTTCGGTTGCCAATTTCGCCGCCGCAACGCCAGCCCATGCCGACGGGAAGACCAAGAAGTACTATGAGATTTTCCATGAGCGCGGAACACCCAAGGGATTCGAGCCTTATTATGACTACGAAGAGGGCCTCGCAGCGGCTAAAGAACTGGGCAAACCGGCGCTGATCGATTTTACCGGTTGGAACTGCGTTAATTGTCGTAAGATGGAAAATAGTGTATGGATCGATCCACAAATTGCTTCGATATTAAAGACTGAATTTGTGATGATCGAGCTCTTTGTTGACGACCGGACGGAATTAACGCCCGAAGAACAATTTGTGTCAACATACTCCGGCAAGAAAATCAATACGATAGGCAAGAAGAATAGTGATTTTCAGGCGGCAACATTCAATAGCAATTCCCAACCGCTCTATGTTATCGTAGACAACGACGGAAAGGTATTGCTTCCACCCACAGGTGCCAACTATGATGTTGCAGCCTATAAGGCCTATCTACAGCAAGGAATCGACCTATTTAAAAAGAAATAA
- the pfkA gene encoding 6-phosphofructokinase — MKTIKNIAVLTSGGDAPGMNAAIRAVVRAGIYNGLHVFGVRRGYDGLVQGDMFAMDAKSVANIIQRGGTVLKTARSDEFRTYEGRKQAFENIKKLDIDALVVIGGDGTFTGASKFIEEFDIPIIGIPGTIDNDLAGTDFTIGYDTAINTVVDAVDKIRDTAESHDRLFVVEVMGRDSGLIALRSGISTGAEAVLIPELQVDYDAIMKRLDKTRKNKSSRIIIVAEGDKEGGLVVAERIQENFPHYDVRLSILGHIQRGGKPTCMDRVLASRLGVASVEALIEGRRGEMAGLICGQVQFTPFSKAIKHIDKINENLTRIVEILSL, encoded by the coding sequence ATGAAAACGATAAAAAACATTGCAGTTTTAACCTCTGGCGGTGACGCTCCAGGAATGAATGCTGCCATTCGAGCGGTAGTAAGAGCGGGTATCTATAATGGACTTCATGTATTTGGTGTACGCAGAGGATATGATGGCCTCGTGCAAGGCGATATGTTTGCCATGGATGCAAAGTCTGTTGCCAACATTATTCAACGTGGGGGGACGGTTCTGAAAACCGCAAGAAGCGACGAATTCAGAACCTACGAGGGGCGAAAACAAGCCTTTGAAAATATCAAAAAGCTAGACATTGATGCGCTTGTCGTTATCGGTGGTGACGGTACATTCACTGGTGCCTCGAAATTCATTGAGGAGTTTGACATTCCTATCATCGGTATCCCCGGCACCATTGACAATGACCTTGCAGGAACAGATTTTACCATCGGCTATGATACGGCGATCAACACCGTTGTTGATGCCGTTGACAAAATACGTGACACCGCGGAATCACACGACAGGCTTTTCGTTGTGGAGGTGATGGGTCGCGATTCGGGATTGATCGCGTTACGTTCCGGTATCAGTACCGGAGCCGAAGCCGTCTTGATTCCAGAGTTGCAGGTGGACTATGACGCTATTATGAAACGATTGGATAAAACACGGAAGAACAAATCGTCACGCATCATTATTGTCGCTGAAGGCGATAAAGAAGGAGGACTTGTGGTAGCCGAGCGTATACAAGAAAACTTCCCACACTATGATGTCCGCCTATCCATTTTGGGCCATATCCAACGCGGTGGCAAGCCGACATGTATGGACCGTGTGCTGGCAAGCCGCTTGGGTGTTGCTTCCGTGGAAGCATTAATCGAGGGGCGCCGCGGAGAAATGGCCGGATTGATCTGCGGTCAAGTTCAATTTACACCTTTCAGCAAAGCCATCAAGCACATCGATAAGATCAACGAGAATTTAACGAGAATCGTGGAGATCCTATCCCTGTAA
- a CDS encoding TlpA disulfide reductase family protein, producing MKKGILMSLGMAPALLFAQEEFTLNGKIGKTAAGAKVFIQYQDNGQGVIDSASITDGAFKYQGTVAEPTQARLFLSADGKTMSQLRESGERPPMNTVYLSKGVIKLEGAEFESAIAKGNAINDDFARYRTSIKEIEQGFEALNAEYEAAPDDKKQDEAFIQTLQDKASVIYEKQEALNQEFVKSNPNSYVALTILDELASPDNVTSFVKPAFEGLAASLKTTSLGKRLGEKIASMEKLSVGALAPDFTLPDTTGTNLALSSLRGKYVLIDFWASWCGPCRHENPNVVAAFNKFKDKNFTVLGVSLDRPGKKDDWMKAIADDELGQWPQVSDLQFWQSPVVELYAIKGIPQNYLIDPEGKIIGSNLRGPALEEKLQEVLK from the coding sequence ATGAAAAAAGGAATATTGATGTCTTTGGGTATGGCTCCGGCTTTGCTCTTTGCACAGGAAGAGTTCACGTTGAATGGAAAGATAGGGAAGACTGCAGCGGGAGCAAAAGTGTTTATCCAATACCAGGATAATGGTCAAGGTGTGATCGATTCAGCTTCTATTACAGATGGTGCTTTCAAATACCAAGGAACGGTGGCGGAGCCTACACAGGCACGCTTATTCCTGTCTGCCGATGGTAAAACGATGTCGCAGCTGCGTGAAAGCGGCGAGCGTCCGCCGATGAATACGGTTTACCTTTCTAAAGGCGTAATTAAGCTGGAGGGTGCGGAATTTGAATCGGCTATAGCAAAAGGAAATGCGATAAATGACGACTTTGCTCGATATCGTACTTCTATAAAAGAGATTGAACAAGGATTTGAGGCATTGAATGCCGAGTACGAGGCTGCACCGGATGATAAAAAGCAAGATGAAGCTTTTATCCAAACGCTGCAAGATAAAGCGTCTGTTATTTATGAGAAGCAGGAAGCCTTGAATCAAGAGTTTGTCAAATCAAACCCAAACAGCTACGTGGCATTAACCATTCTCGACGAATTGGCTTCGCCAGATAATGTAACGTCCTTTGTAAAGCCTGCTTTCGAAGGTTTAGCTGCTAGCTTGAAAACGACTTCTTTGGGTAAACGTTTGGGAGAAAAAATAGCCTCTATGGAAAAATTATCTGTAGGTGCCTTGGCGCCAGATTTCACCTTGCCTGATACAACAGGTACCAATCTAGCCTTATCGTCTTTACGTGGTAAATATGTGTTGATCGATTTTTGGGCAAGCTGGTGTGGTCCATGCCGCCACGAAAACCCGAATGTTGTGGCTGCATTTAATAAATTCAAAGATAAGAATTTTACGGTTTTAGGTGTGTCGCTCGATCGTCCCGGTAAGAAAGATGATTGGATGAAGGCTATAGCGGATGACGAACTTGGTCAATGGCCTCAGGTCTCTGATTTACAATTTTGGCAGTCGCCGGTGGTTGAACTTTACGCGATTAAAGGAATTCCGCAAAATTATCTAATTGATCCGGAAGGAAAGATCATTGGTTCGAATTTGCGCGGGCCTGCACTAGAGGAAAAACTACAAGAGGTACTGAAATAA